A single Pseudomonas sp. HN11 DNA region contains:
- a CDS encoding FecCD family ABC transporter permease produces the protein MITLVKPKTLFAGLALLCVLAIWLSLALGPVSLPLLDTLKAALRLMGLPIEAQGLEQAELILGQIRLPRTLLGLAVGGVLALSGVAMQGLFRNPLADPGLVGVSSGAALGAAVAIVGGSFFGGLPDAFGPYLLSLCAFLGGLGVTALVYRLGRRNGQTNVATMLLAGIALTALASSAVGLFTYLADDATLRTLTFWNLGSLNGASYSRLWPLLLVSAGVALWLPRRAKALNALLLGESEANHLGVDVEGLKRELVFCTALGVGAAVAAAGMIGFVGLVVPHLVRLLAGPDHRVLLPASVLAGASLLLFADLVARLALAPAELPIGIVTAFIGAPFFLYLLLRGRA, from the coding sequence ATGATCACGCTGGTAAAACCCAAAACGCTGTTTGCTGGGCTGGCGCTGTTGTGTGTCTTGGCGATCTGGCTTTCGCTGGCGCTGGGGCCGGTCAGCTTGCCCCTATTGGATACGCTCAAGGCCGCCCTGCGCTTGATGGGGTTGCCGATAGAGGCACAGGGGCTGGAGCAGGCTGAGTTGATCCTGGGGCAGATCCGCTTGCCACGCACGTTGCTGGGCTTGGCCGTCGGCGGTGTCCTGGCCTTGTCGGGTGTGGCGATGCAGGGCTTGTTCCGCAATCCTCTGGCAGACCCAGGTTTAGTCGGCGTCTCCAGCGGCGCTGCGCTGGGCGCGGCGGTGGCGATTGTTGGTGGTTCGTTTTTCGGCGGCTTGCCGGATGCATTCGGCCCTTATCTCCTGTCGCTGTGTGCATTCTTGGGTGGGCTCGGTGTGACTGCACTGGTGTATCGACTGGGGCGACGTAACGGCCAGACCAACGTCGCTACCATGCTGCTCGCCGGCATTGCCCTTACGGCCCTCGCCAGTTCGGCGGTGGGCCTCTTCACCTACCTGGCCGACGACGCCACCTTGCGCACCCTGACATTTTGGAACCTGGGCAGCCTCAACGGCGCCAGCTATTCGCGGTTATGGCCGCTGTTGCTCGTGAGCGCGGGTGTGGCGCTGTGGTTGCCGCGCCGGGCCAAGGCGTTGAATGCCCTGTTGCTCGGTGAGTCGGAGGCCAATCATCTTGGTGTCGATGTGGAAGGGCTCAAGCGCGAATTGGTTTTCTGTACGGCGCTGGGTGTCGGGGCGGCGGTGGCTGCTGCGGGCATGATCGGTTTTGTGGGTCTGGTGGTGCCGCATCTAGTGCGCTTGTTGGCGGGTCCCGATCATCGTGTGTTGTTACCGGCGTCGGTCCTCGCGGGTGCGAGCCTGTTGTTGTTTGCCGATCTGGTCGCACGGCTTGCCTTGGCACCGGCTGAGTTGCCTATCGGTATCGTCACTGCGTTTATCGGCGCGCCGTTTTTTCTTTACCTGTTGTTGCGGGGGCGTGCCTGA
- a CDS encoding heme/hemin ABC transporter substrate-binding protein — protein MRLSASAIALVVGLLVNPGAQASDLPQRWVSAGGALSEWVTALGGESKLVGVDTTSQHPESLKALPSIGYQRQLSAEGILSLRPQVLVGTEEMGPPPVLAQIRSAGVQVEMFSAQPDLPTLKGNLQHLGKLLGTEAKASELFTGYEQALDQQKRWVDKAQATQKAPGVLLLLGHAGGKPLIAGKDTAADWMLQQAGGRNLATHTGYKPFSVESLAGLSPDVLVFADRALTGDAARAALFKENPILASTPAAKVGRVFEVDPTLLVGGLGPRLPQSLVALSAGFYPSLAKPAP, from the coding sequence ATGCGCTTGAGTGCCAGCGCTATCGCGCTTGTTGTCGGACTGCTGGTCAACCCTGGGGCTCAAGCCTCTGATCTGCCACAACGCTGGGTGAGTGCCGGTGGGGCGCTGTCGGAGTGGGTGACTGCCTTGGGCGGCGAGTCGAAGTTGGTGGGGGTGGATACCACCAGCCAGCATCCTGAGTCCCTTAAGGCGTTGCCGAGCATTGGTTACCAGCGGCAATTGTCGGCCGAAGGTATCTTGAGTTTGCGTCCGCAGGTGCTGGTAGGCACTGAAGAAATGGGCCCGCCGCCGGTACTGGCACAGATTCGCAGCGCAGGGGTGCAAGTGGAGATGTTTTCGGCACAGCCTGATCTGCCTACGTTGAAAGGCAACCTTCAGCACTTGGGCAAGTTGCTGGGCACGGAGGCCAAAGCCAGCGAATTGTTTACCGGATATGAACAGGCGCTGGATCAGCAGAAACGCTGGGTCGACAAGGCTCAGGCCACGCAAAAGGCCCCTGGCGTTTTGCTGTTGCTGGGCCATGCGGGCGGCAAGCCACTGATCGCGGGCAAAGACACGGCGGCTGACTGGATGTTGCAGCAGGCGGGCGGGCGCAATCTGGCGACGCATACTGGCTATAAGCCGTTTTCGGTGGAGTCGTTGGCGGGGTTGAGTCCAGATGTACTGGTGTTTGCTGACCGTGCCCTGACCGGGGACGCGGCGCGTGCGGCGCTGTTCAAAGAGAATCCGATCCTGGCTTCCACGCCAGCGGCCAAGGTTGGGCGGGTATTTGAGGTGGATCCTACTTTGCTGGTCGGCGGGCTCGGGCCGCGTCTGCCTCAAAGCCTGGTTGCGTTGTCTGCCGGGTTTTACCCGTCCCTGGCCAAGCCAGCCCCATGA
- a CDS encoding Rieske (2Fe-2S) protein: MKFLCSSDTLASDSSLGFEIDGCKLLAVRRNGVAYFYINRCPHRGIPLEWQPDRFLDDSASLIQCATHGALFLIESGECIAGPCAGQSLTVLPGREDAQGLWVEL; the protein is encoded by the coding sequence ATGAAGTTTCTCTGCTCCTCCGATACCCTCGCGTCAGACAGCAGCCTCGGTTTTGAAATCGATGGTTGCAAATTGTTGGCCGTGCGCCGGAACGGCGTTGCCTACTTCTATATCAACCGTTGCCCCCATCGCGGCATTCCACTGGAATGGCAGCCTGACCGGTTCCTAGACGACAGCGCCAGCCTGATCCAGTGCGCCACCCACGGCGCCCTGTTCCTGATCGAGAGCGGCGAGTGCATCGCAGGCCCCTGTGCCGGGCAAAGCCTCACTGTCCTGCCCGGCCGCGAAGACGCCCAAGGGTTGTGGGTGGAACTCTAG
- the sfsA gene encoding DNA/RNA nuclease SfsA, whose translation MRFHPPLEEARLIRRYKRFLTDIETVTGELLTIHCPNTGSMLNCMVEGGQVWFSRSDDPKRKLPGTWEIAETPQGRLACVNTARANQLVEEALRAGVITELNGFTALKREVPYGQEKSRIDFRLDYPDGAAYVEVKSVTLGFDGTSVAAFPDAVTQRGAKHLRELAHLARDGVRAVQLYCVNLSGIDAVRPAVEIDAAYAAALHEAKAAGVEVLAYGVRMTSEEISVDRRLDVLLD comes from the coding sequence ATGCGCTTTCATCCTCCCCTTGAAGAAGCGCGGCTGATTCGTCGCTACAAGCGTTTTCTCACTGATATCGAAACCGTTACCGGCGAGCTGTTGACCATTCACTGCCCCAACACCGGCTCGATGCTCAATTGCATGGTCGAAGGTGGGCAGGTCTGGTTTAGCCGCTCCGATGACCCCAAGCGCAAATTGCCCGGCACTTGGGAAATTGCCGAAACGCCCCAGGGCCGCTTGGCGTGTGTAAACACGGCGCGTGCCAATCAGTTGGTCGAGGAGGCGTTGCGTGCGGGTGTGATCACCGAGCTGAACGGCTTTACCGCCTTGAAGCGCGAAGTGCCTTACGGTCAGGAGAAAAGCCGCATCGACTTCCGCTTGGACTACCCCGACGGCGCGGCCTACGTCGAAGTCAAAAGTGTAACTTTGGGTTTTGACGGTACTTCGGTCGCCGCCTTCCCCGATGCGGTGACCCAGCGTGGCGCCAAACATTTACGCGAGCTGGCCCACTTGGCACGTGATGGTGTGCGGGCGGTGCAGTTGTACTGCGTCAACCTTTCGGGAATTGATGCCGTGCGTCCGGCTGTAGAAATCGATGCGGCCTATGCTGCTGCCCTGCATGAAGCCAAGGCGGCCGGGGTGGAAGTGCTGGCGTATGGCGTGCGTATGACATCCGAGGAAATAAGCGTGGACCGGCGCCTGGACGTGCTGCTCGACTAG
- a CDS encoding pyridoxal phosphate-dependent aminotransferase, giving the protein MAQPYSARSRAIEPFHVMALLARANELQAAGHDVIHLEIGEPDFTTAEPIIKAGQAALANGKTRYTAARGLPELREAISGFYQQRYGLNVDPERILITPGGSGALLLASSLLVDPGKHWLLADPGYPCNRHFLRLVEGAAQLVPVGPQVRYQLTADLVANHWDQDSVGALVASPANPTGTILTRDELAELSGAIKARNGHLVVDEIYHGLTYGTNAASVLEVDDDAFVLNSFSKYFGMTGWRLGWLVAPPAAVGELEKLAQNLYISAPSMAQHAALACFTAQTLSILEERRAEFGRRRDFLLPALRELGFGIAVEPEGAFYLYADISAFGGDAFAFCRHFLETEHVAFTPGLDFGRYQAGHHVRFAYTQNLDRLQEAVERIARGLRSWHG; this is encoded by the coding sequence ATGGCTCAGCCGTACAGTGCGCGCAGTCGCGCCATCGAACCTTTTCATGTCATGGCATTGCTGGCGCGGGCCAATGAGCTGCAGGCCGCTGGCCATGACGTGATCCACCTGGAAATCGGCGAGCCGGATTTCACCACCGCCGAGCCGATCATTAAGGCTGGCCAGGCGGCGTTGGCCAACGGCAAGACGCGCTATACCGCCGCCCGTGGCTTGCCGGAACTGCGTGAGGCTATCAGTGGTTTCTATCAGCAGCGCTACGGGTTGAATGTGGACCCCGAGCGCATTCTGATTACACCGGGAGGCTCCGGTGCATTGCTGCTCGCCAGCAGCCTGTTGGTCGACCCGGGCAAGCACTGGCTGCTCGCCGACCCAGGCTACCCTTGCAATCGCCACTTCCTGCGCTTGGTGGAAGGCGCGGCGCAGCTGGTGCCTGTCGGCCCGCAGGTGCGCTATCAGTTGACCGCCGACCTGGTGGCCAACCACTGGGATCAGGACAGTGTTGGTGCATTGGTGGCATCGCCAGCCAACCCGACCGGCACGATCCTCACCCGCGACGAGTTGGCCGAGCTTTCCGGCGCGATCAAGGCGCGCAACGGTCATCTGGTGGTGGACGAGATCTACCATGGCCTCACCTACGGCACGAACGCTGCCAGCGTGTTGGAAGTGGACGACGATGCGTTCGTCCTGAATAGCTTTTCGAAGTATTTCGGCATGACCGGCTGGCGGCTGGGGTGGCTGGTCGCGCCCCCGGCAGCAGTGGGGGAGTTGGAGAAACTGGCGCAAAACCTTTACATCAGTGCGCCGAGCATGGCTCAGCACGCGGCATTGGCCTGTTTCACCGCGCAAACCCTGAGCATTCTCGAAGAGCGCCGCGCCGAATTCGGCCGCCGTCGCGATTTCTTGCTGCCTGCCTTGCGCGAGCTAGGGTTTGGTATAGCGGTCGAGCCGGAGGGCGCGTTCTATTTGTACGCTGATATCAGCGCGTTCGGCGGTGATGCCTTCGCATTCTGCCGTCACTTCCTCGAAACCGAACACGTAGCTTTTACTCCGGGCCTGGACTTCGGGCGCTACCAAGCCGGCCATCATGTGCGTTTTGCCTACACACAAAACCTCGATCGGTTACAGGAGGCGGTGGAACGGATCGCCCGTGGCTTGCGGAGCTGGCACGGCTGA
- the dksA gene encoding RNA polymerase-binding protein DksA produces the protein MSTQAKQQQQSLSGFTPYVETKGEEYMGKPMRQHFTKILQKWKQDLMQEVDRTVDHMKDEAANFPDPADRASQEEEFALELRARDRERKLIKKIDKTLQLIEDEEYGWCESCGVEIGIRRLEARPTADLCVDCKTLAEIKEKQVGK, from the coding sequence ATGTCCACCCAAGCAAAGCAACAGCAGCAAAGCCTTAGTGGCTTCACACCTTACGTCGAAACGAAGGGTGAGGAGTACATGGGCAAGCCCATGCGCCAGCACTTCACCAAGATCCTGCAAAAGTGGAAGCAGGACTTGATGCAGGAGGTCGACCGCACCGTTGACCACATGAAGGACGAAGCCGCCAACTTCCCGGACCCGGCCGACCGTGCGAGCCAGGAAGAAGAATTCGCCCTTGAACTGCGCGCCCGTGATCGCGAGCGCAAGTTGATCAAGAAAATCGACAAGACGCTGCAACTGATCGAAGACGAAGAATACGGCTGGTGCGAATCCTGCGGCGTCGAGATCGGTATTCGTCGCCTGGAAGCCCGCCCTACCGCGGACCTCTGCGTAGACTGCAAGACCTTGGCCGAAATCAAGGAAAAACAGGTCGGCAAGTAA
- the gluQRS gene encoding tRNA glutamyl-Q(34) synthetase GluQRS gives MTASTYIGRFAPTPSGHLHFGSLVAALASYLDARANHGRWLMRMEDLDPPREEPGAQAAILHALESYGFEWDGERVRQSERHEAYAKVLNDMFNHGLAYACTCSRKQLEPYNGVYPGLCRNAGHDQQDAAIRLRVPELEYHFTDRVQGEFRQHLGRDVGDFIIRRRDGLYAYQLAVVLDDAWQGVTDIVRGADLLDSTPRQLYLQELLGLRQPRYLHVPLIVQPDGNKLGKSYRSPPLTPDQATPLLVRALRALGQQPGDELSYASPRELLDWGIAHWDAARIPRTLTLADAQLS, from the coding sequence ATGACAGCCTCTACCTATATCGGGCGTTTCGCCCCCACGCCCAGCGGCCATTTGCACTTCGGCTCCCTGGTCGCCGCCCTCGCCTCCTACCTCGACGCCCGCGCCAACCACGGCCGCTGGTTGATGCGCATGGAAGACCTCGACCCGCCCCGTGAAGAGCCCGGCGCCCAGGCAGCAATCCTGCATGCCCTGGAAAGCTATGGCTTTGAGTGGGACGGTGAACGGGTCCGACAAAGCGAGCGGCACGAGGCCTACGCCAAGGTACTGAACGATATGTTCAACCACGGCCTGGCCTACGCCTGCACCTGCTCACGCAAACAACTGGAGCCCTACAACGGCGTCTACCCTGGCCTGTGCCGCAATGCTGGCCACGATCAGCAAGACGCCGCCATCCGTTTGCGTGTTCCCGAGCTTGAGTACCACTTTACCGACCGCGTCCAAGGCGAATTCCGACAGCACCTGGGCCGCGATGTAGGCGATTTCATCATCCGCCGCCGCGACGGCCTCTACGCCTATCAACTGGCCGTGGTCCTCGACGATGCCTGGCAGGGTGTGACCGATATCGTGCGCGGGGCCGACCTGCTGGATTCCACGCCTCGCCAGCTCTACCTGCAGGAACTACTCGGCCTGCGCCAGCCGCGCTACCTGCATGTGCCGCTGATCGTACAGCCGGACGGTAACAAATTGGGCAAATCCTACCGTTCCCCACCGCTGACACCCGACCAGGCCACGCCTTTGCTAGTGAGAGCCCTGCGCGCCCTCGGCCAGCAACCTGGCGACGAACTGTCGTACGCCAGCCCGCGGGAACTGCTGGATTGGGGCATTGCGCACTGGGATGCCGCCCGAATCCCGCGCACACTCACGCTGGCCGACGCGCAATTGAGCTGA
- a CDS encoding sensor histidine kinase — protein sequence MPMSFSLTQMLLISAAYLAALFGVAWISERGMIPRAIIRHPLTYTLSLGVYASAWAFYGTVGLAYQYGYGFLSSYLGVSGAFLLAPVLLYPILKITRTYQLSSLADLFAFRFRSTWAGALTTIFMLIGVLPLLALQIQAVADSISILTREPVQHRVALAFCALITLFTIFFGSRHIATREKHEGLVFAIAFESVIKLIAIGGVGLYALYGVFDGPQQLELWLLQNQTALAALHTPLQEGPWRTLLLVFFASAIVMPHMYHMTFTENLNPRSLVSASWGLPLFLLLMSLAVPLILWAGLKLGATTNPEYFTLGIGIAANSPALALLAYVGGLSAASGLIIVTTLALSGMALNHLVLPLYQPPAEGNIYRWLKWTRRALIVAIIMAGYGFYLLLGAGQDLANLGIVAFVATLQFLPGVLSVLYWPTANRRGFIAGLLAGILVWVVTMLLPLVGNLQGFYIPLLNMIYVLDDTSWHMAAIASLAANVLMFTLISLFTNASPEETSAAEACAVDNVRRPQRRELHAASPQEFATQLAKPLGAKAAQKEVEQALRDLYLPFDERRPYALRRLRDRIEANLSGLMGPSVSQDMVETFLPYKAGGENYVTEDIHFIESRLEDYHSRLTGLAAELDALRRYHRQTLQELPMGVCSLAKDQEILMWNKAMEELTGIAAQRVVGSRLNTLGDPWKELLQGFINLPDEHLHKQHLALDGQTRWLNLHKAAIDEPLAPGNSGLVLLVEDLTDTQMLEDKLVHSERLASIGRLAAGVAHEIGNPITGIACLAQNLREEREEDGEITEISGQILEQTKRVSRIVQSLMSFAHAGAHQNQDEAVCLAEVAQDAIGLLALNRRNFEVQFFNLCDPDHWVDGDSQRLAQVLINLLSNARDATPGGGAVRVKTEAFEHTVDLIVEDEGSGIPQNIMDRLFEPFFTTKDPGEGTGLGLALVYSIVEEHYGQITIDSPADTESQRGTRIRVTLPRHVEATSAVN from the coding sequence ATGCCGATGAGCTTTAGCCTCACCCAGATGCTGCTGATCAGCGCCGCCTACCTGGCCGCGTTGTTCGGGGTGGCCTGGATCAGTGAGCGCGGAATGATTCCGCGGGCGATCATTCGCCATCCGTTGACCTACACCTTGTCCCTCGGCGTATACGCCAGCGCCTGGGCGTTCTATGGCACCGTGGGCCTGGCCTATCAGTACGGTTATGGCTTTCTGTCCAGCTACCTCGGGGTGTCCGGCGCGTTTTTGCTGGCGCCGGTGCTGCTGTACCCGATCCTGAAGATCACCCGTACTTATCAGTTGTCATCCCTGGCCGACCTGTTTGCCTTTCGCTTTCGAAGCACTTGGGCCGGCGCGCTGACCACCATTTTCATGCTCATCGGCGTGTTGCCGTTGCTGGCCCTGCAAATCCAGGCCGTGGCCGACTCCATCAGCATTCTGACCCGCGAGCCGGTGCAGCATCGCGTCGCCCTGGCCTTCTGTGCGCTGATCACGCTGTTCACGATTTTCTTCGGCTCACGCCATATCGCCACCCGCGAAAAACACGAAGGCCTGGTGTTTGCGATTGCCTTCGAGTCGGTGATCAAGCTGATCGCCATCGGTGGCGTCGGTCTTTATGCGCTTTACGGCGTGTTCGATGGCCCGCAACAGCTGGAACTGTGGCTGCTGCAAAACCAGACCGCCCTTGCCGCATTGCACACGCCGCTGCAGGAAGGCCCATGGCGCACGCTGCTGCTGGTGTTCTTCGCCTCGGCGATTGTGATGCCGCACATGTACCACATGACCTTCACTGAGAACCTCAACCCGCGCTCACTGGTCAGCGCCAGTTGGGGTTTGCCGTTGTTCCTGCTGTTGATGAGCCTGGCGGTGCCGCTGATTCTGTGGGCAGGTTTGAAACTCGGCGCCACCACCAACCCTGAATATTTCACCCTCGGTATTGGCATTGCAGCCAACAGCCCTGCGCTGGCGCTGCTGGCTTATGTCGGAGGGTTATCAGCGGCCAGCGGACTGATCATCGTCACGACGCTGGCACTGTCCGGCATGGCGCTCAATCACTTGGTGCTGCCGCTGTACCAGCCGCCAGCCGAAGGCAATATCTACCGCTGGCTGAAATGGACACGCCGCGCGCTTATCGTCGCGATCATCATGGCCGGCTACGGGTTCTACCTGTTGCTGGGCGCCGGACAGGATCTGGCCAACCTGGGTATCGTCGCGTTTGTCGCCACCTTGCAGTTCCTGCCGGGTGTGCTGTCGGTGCTGTACTGGCCGACCGCCAATCGCCGGGGCTTCATCGCCGGGTTGCTGGCGGGGATCCTAGTGTGGGTCGTGACCATGCTGCTGCCGTTGGTCGGCAATCTGCAGGGCTTCTACATCCCATTGCTGAACATGATCTACGTGCTGGATGACACCAGTTGGCACATGGCCGCGATTGCCTCCCTGGCCGCCAACGTCTTGATGTTCACCCTGATCTCGCTGTTCACCAACGCCAGCCCGGAAGAAACCAGCGCCGCCGAAGCCTGCGCGGTGGATAACGTACGTCGCCCACAACGCCGAGAATTGCATGCGGCCTCGCCCCAGGAGTTCGCCACGCAACTGGCCAAACCCCTGGGCGCCAAGGCGGCGCAAAAGGAGGTCGAACAGGCACTGCGCGATCTTTACCTGCCATTTGATGAGCGCCGCCCCTACGCGTTGCGCCGCCTGCGTGACCGTATCGAGGCCAACCTGTCCGGGTTGATGGGGCCGAGCGTGTCCCAGGACATGGTGGAAACCTTCCTCCCCTATAAGGCCGGCGGCGAAAACTACGTCACCGAAGACATCCATTTCATCGAGAGCCGACTGGAGGATTACCACTCACGCCTCACCGGCCTCGCCGCCGAACTCGATGCCCTGCGACGCTATCACCGCCAGACCCTGCAGGAATTGCCCATGGGCGTGTGCTCCCTGGCCAAGGATCAAGAGATCCTGATGTGGAACAAAGCCATGGAAGAACTCACCGGCATCGCCGCGCAACGCGTGGTGGGTTCACGCCTTAATACCCTGGGTGACCCCTGGAAAGAATTGCTGCAAGGCTTTATCAACCTGCCCGACGAGCATTTGCACAAACAACACCTGGCCCTCGATGGCCAGACCCGTTGGCTGAACCTGCACAAAGCCGCCATCGACGAGCCACTGGCGCCCGGCAACAGCGGCCTGGTGTTGCTGGTGGAAGACCTGACCGATACTCAAATGCTTGAAGACAAACTGGTGCACTCCGAGCGCTTGGCCAGCATTGGCCGACTGGCGGCGGGCGTGGCCCATGAAATCGGCAATCCGATCACCGGTATCGCGTGCCTGGCGCAGAACTTGCGCGAAGAGCGTGAAGAAGACGGCGAAATCACTGAGATCAGCGGGCAGATCCTCGAACAGACCAAGCGTGTTTCACGCATCGTGCAGTCGCTGATGAGCTTCGCCCACGCCGGCGCCCATCAGAATCAGGACGAAGCGGTGTGCCTGGCCGAAGTGGCGCAGGATGCCATTGGGCTGCTGGCCTTGAACCGGCGTAATTTCGAAGTACAGTTCTTTAACTTGTGCGACCCGGATCATTGGGTGGATGGCGACTCGCAACGCCTGGCCCAAGTGCTGATCAACCTGCTGTCCAACGCCCGTGACGCAACGCCAGGCGGCGGTGCGGTACGCGTCAAGACCGAGGCTTTCGAACATACGGTCGATCTGATCGTCGAAGATGAAGGTAGCGGTATTCCACAGAACATCATGGACCGATTGTTCGAACCCTTCTTCACCACCAAGGACCCGGGTGAAGGTACCGGTCTGGGCCTTGCACTGGTCTATTCCATCGTTGAAGAGCATTATGGACAAATCACCATCGACAGCCCGGCTGACACCGAAAGCCAACGCGGCACCCGTATTCGGGTGACCTTGCCGCGTCATGTCGAAGCGACGTCCGCTGTGAACTGA
- a CDS encoding sigma-54-dependent transcriptional regulator codes for MPHILIVEDETIIRSALRRLLERNQYQVSEAGSVQEAQERFSIPTFDLIVSDLRLPGAPGTELIKLGQGTPVLIMTSYASLRSAVDSMKMGAVDYIAKPFDHDEMLQAVARILRDRQSASSAPTEQRPAGKAADKPGVDNSNGEIGIIGSCPPMQDLYSKIRKVAPTDSNVLIQGESGTGKELVARALHNLSKRAKAPMISVNCAAIPESLIESELFGHEKGAFTGASAGRAGLVEAADGGTLFLDEIGELPLEAQARLLRVLQEGEIRRVGSVQSQKVDVRLIAATHRDLKSLAKIGQFREDLYYRLHVIALKLPALRERGADVNEIANAFLLRQSARINRTDLKFAADAEQAIRHYSWPGNVRELENAVERAVILSESPEISAELLGIDIELSDLEDDDFIGLAPQAGGSNTSHEPTEDLSLEDYFQHFVLEHQDHMTETELARKLGVSRKCLWERRQRLGIPRRKTGVASES; via the coding sequence ATGCCGCACATTTTGATCGTCGAAGACGAAACCATTATCCGCTCTGCCTTGCGTCGCCTGCTTGAACGTAATCAGTACCAGGTCAGCGAAGCCGGCTCGGTGCAGGAAGCCCAGGAGCGTTTCAGCATTCCCACGTTCGACCTGATTGTCAGTGACCTGCGCCTGCCTGGCGCGCCTGGCACCGAGTTGATCAAGCTTGGCCAAGGCACGCCGGTGCTGATCATGACCAGCTACGCCAGCCTGCGCTCGGCGGTGGACTCCATGAAGATGGGCGCGGTGGACTACATCGCCAAGCCGTTCGACCATGACGAGATGCTTCAGGCAGTGGCTCGCATCCTGCGTGACCGTCAGTCGGCCAGCAGTGCACCGACCGAACAGCGTCCCGCCGGAAAAGCCGCCGACAAGCCAGGTGTCGACAACAGCAACGGCGAGATTGGCATCATCGGTTCCTGCCCACCTATGCAGGATCTTTACAGCAAGATCCGCAAAGTCGCGCCGACCGACTCCAATGTATTGATCCAGGGCGAATCCGGCACCGGTAAAGAATTGGTGGCCCGCGCCCTGCACAACCTGTCCAAGCGTGCCAAGGCGCCGATGATCTCGGTGAATTGCGCGGCGATCCCCGAATCTTTGATCGAGTCCGAACTGTTCGGCCATGAGAAAGGCGCGTTTACCGGCGCCAGCGCCGGGCGCGCAGGTCTGGTGGAAGCGGCGGACGGCGGCACGTTGTTCCTCGATGAAATCGGTGAGCTGCCATTGGAAGCTCAAGCGCGCTTGCTGCGCGTGCTACAGGAAGGTGAGATCCGTCGCGTAGGCTCGGTGCAGTCGCAAAAGGTCGATGTGCGCCTGATTGCGGCCACTCACCGAGACCTGAAGAGCCTGGCCAAGATCGGCCAGTTCCGTGAAGACCTGTATTACCGTCTGCACGTAATCGCCCTCAAGTTGCCGGCCCTGCGTGAACGTGGCGCCGACGTCAACGAAATCGCCAACGCGTTCTTGCTGCGCCAGAGTGCGCGCATCAACCGTACAGACCTCAAGTTTGCCGCAGACGCCGAGCAGGCGATCCGGCATTACTCGTGGCCGGGTAATGTGCGGGAACTGGAGAATGCGGTCGAGCGTGCGGTAATCCTGTCGGAAAGCCCGGAGATTTCCGCCGAGCTACTGGGCATCGATATCGAGCTGAGTGACTTGGAGGACGATGACTTCATCGGCCTGGCCCCACAAGCAGGCGGTAGCAATACCAGCCATGAGCCGACGGAAGACTTGTCACTGGAAGATTACTTCCAGCATTTCGTCCTTGAGCACCAGGACCATATGACCGAGACCGAACTGGCGCGCAAACTGGGCGTGAGCCGTAAATGCCTATGGGAACGCCGCCAGCGCCTGGGCATTCCACGGCGCAAGACGGGTGTTGCCAGCGAGAGTTGA